The following proteins come from a genomic window of Populus nigra chromosome 6, ddPopNigr1.1, whole genome shotgun sequence:
- the LOC133697977 gene encoding serine/threonine-protein kinase RUNKEL-like encodes MNHFHIYEAIGRGKYSSVYKGRKKKTIEYFAVKSVDKSQKRKVLHEVRMLHSLDHSNVLKFYSWYETPSHLWLVLEYCVGGDLMTLLRQDSQLPEDSIHDLARDLVRALQFLHSKGIIYCDLKPSNILLDENGHTKLCDFGLARKLSDITKTPSSMLPQAKRGTPCYMAPELFEDGGVHSYASDFWALGCVLYECYAGRPPFVGREFTQLVKSILSDPPPPLPGTPSRPFANLISSLLVKDPAERIQWRELCGHAFWMSKISPVPLPPQTAFDNMIELCAKPCLSERNGDRSLANRTPPKHREKDAKGTPKLDENSMLGSRGHETPVKGTPSGRKTQTKASGRVVEEKQKDPSNAARRVNLLRLSRIAKSNLQRENEKENYRRPLPNGSENDSEVKIENTDMELDFNENAEDETHDEPDGLDNPNSTAEEVVNNIPQSETSPVVNAPASDESRTNDQDSSSEHVDMVSTPLSASPQLRNQRNKEGLVSAIEFDSSKSSHDLSQVLWHPSDLSVRPVMPSRKADKVSDVIPSLPFEALQPSDFVRMSREELDALTNKIISILNGNTSIGEKLNVIRYLEMLSSNADTANILTNGPIMLMLVKMLRLSKTPALRVQLASLIGLLIRHSTFIEDDLANSGILGSLTDGLRDKQEKVRRFSMAALGELLFYISTQNDQSKDNNPPESPSKDSRSTFGWQVPNSLISLVSSVLRKGEDDIAQLYALRTIENICSQGGHWPARFTSQDVISNLCYIYRAVGKQESIRLTAGSCLVRLTRFNPPSIQSVMEKLSFKDTATTLVKGSPREQQISLNLLNMAMLGIHLFTNIGRHLSNLAEDKNLVPSLVSLTEQGSDILRGKTLLFIAHLCKNARRCLPHFFCNPRLLSALDRVAKEKDIYLQQSLDAFVHAVASIIPSLLDIITGDIQQMMGGRRHGHSSAIAHRIAPKTNVHLFPVVLHLLGSSSFKLRVVSHQVMQQLANLVKVMETPFQGRDDFQITLLRVLESVAEERLVIHESPNIFICEILPGLAVLYKGNKDGDARFLCLKILFDVMIIFLNEPLEDDQRSEALKSISIIHFLPLYPTFIEDEDPIPMYAQKLLVMLIEFNYIKISDILHLKTVSQCFEFLLGDLSSANVNNVQLCLALASAPEMESKLLSQLKVVRRIGNLLEFAYAKDMEDFLEPTLGLCRAFLLCSVGSKRGLAYKKEPALLNDSSEASTAVDQQQCIRDVMDFGSNVGVLLELSRSCEANIGDIASECVLLLLKAAPREATTGFLTNLLKVSTILESSRKGVPHLVLQRILHALAYSCQQYLSHAMILSISINEISRIEVILLELKNSSPPDLASAALLAASELQRLPRCI; translated from the exons ATGAATCATTTCCATATCTATGAAGCTATTGGCCGTGGCAAATACTCg AGTGTGTATAAAGGTAGAAAGAAGAAGACGATTGAGTATTTCGCTGTTAAGAGTGTCGACAAGTCGCAGAAGAGGAAAGTTCTTCACGAA GTTAGGATGCTTCACTCCTTGGATcattcaaatgttttaaaattttactcttG GTACGAAACACCATCTCACTTGTGGTTGGTTTTGGAATATTGTGTTGGTGGAGATCTCATGACCTTATTGCGACAG GACAGTCAGCTGCCTGAAGACTCAATTCATGATCTTGCCCGTGACTTAGTTAGAGCTTTGCA GTTCTTACACTCAAAAGGAATCATTTACTGtgatttaaaaccatcaaataTCCTCTTAGATGAGAATGGACACACAAAG CTATGTGATTTTGGATTGGCAAGAAAATTGAGCGATATAACAAAAACTCCTTCGTCCATG TTGCCACAAGCAAAACGCGGAACACCTTGTTATATGGCTCCTGAACTATTTGAGGATGGGGGTGTCCATTCGTATGCATCTGACTTTTGGGCTTTAGGCTGTGTACTGTATGAGTGCTATGCAGGGAGGCCTCCTTTTGTGGGAAGAGAATTCACACAGCTAGTGAAATCCATACTCTCAGATCCGCCACCACCCCTCCCCGGCACTCCAAGCCGTCCCTTTGCCAACTTAATCAGTTCTCTTCTGGTAAAAGATCCAGCTGAAAGAATCCAGTGGAGGGAGCTTTGTGGACATGCCTTCTGGATGTCTAAAATTTCTCCAGTGCCATTACCTCCTCAAACGGCTTTTGATAATATGATTGAGCTTTGTGCTAAGCCTTGCCTCTCAGAACGTAATGGTGATAGATCTTTAGCAAATAGAACCCCTCCTAAACATCGTGAAAAAGATGCAAAAGGGACCCCAAAACTGGATGAGAATTCTATGTTAGGATCAAGAGGTCATGAGACACCAGTTAAAGGTACGCCAAGTGGCAGGAAAACTCAAACAAAGGCCTCTGGCAGGGTGGTTGAGGAGAAGCAGAAAGATCCTTCCAATGCTGCTAGGCGTGTTAATCTCTTAAGGTTGTCAAGGATagcaaaatcaaatttacagaGGGAGAATGAGAAGGAAAACTACAGGAGGCCGTTGCCCAATGGCTCCGAGAATGATTCTGAAGTCAAAATTGAGAACACTGATATGGAGCTTGATTTTAACGAGAACGCTGAAGACGAGACACATGATGAACCTGATGGGTTAGATAACCCAAACAGTACAGCAGAAGAGGTGGTCAATAACATTCCCCAATCAGAAACCTCTCCTGTGGTAAACGCACCTGCCTCAGATGAATCAAGAACAAATGATCAGGATTCATCTTCAGAGCATGTTGATATGGTTTCTACTCCACTCAGTGCTAGTCCTCAGCTCAGGAATCAGAGAAATAAAGAAGGTTTAGTGTCAGCCATTGAGTTTGATTCTTCAAAATCATCCCATGACCTTTCACAGGTCCTTTGGCATCCATCTGATCTATCTGTCAGACCTGTAATGCCCAGTAGAAAAGCTGATAAAGTGTCAGATGTTATTCCCTCTCTTCCATTCGAGGCCTTGCAACCATCTGATTTTGTAAGGATGTCTAGGGAGGAGCTCGATGCACTCACCAATAAGATCATATCCATTTTAAATGGAAACACTAGCATCGGGGAGAAGTTGAATGTAATTAGATACCTTGAGATGTTGAGTAGCAATGCTGACACAGCCAATATCCTGACAAATGGGCCAATAATGCTCATGCTCGTTAAAATGCTTCGACTGTCCAAGACCCCAGCTTTGCGTGTTCAACTTGCTTCATTGATTGGCTTGTTAATTCGTCATTCAACTTTTATTGAAGACGATTTGGCAAATTCTGGAATTCTGGGCTCACTAACAGATGGCCTTAGAGACAAGCAGGAAAAAGTTAGGAGATTTTCCATGGCTGCTTTAGGTGAGTTGCTGTTTTACATATCCACCCAGAATGATCAGAGCAAAGATAACAATCCGCCAGAATCTCCATCAAAGGACAGCAGATCCACATTTGGCTGGCAG GTTCCCAACTCATTGATTTCATTGGTGTCATCCGTTTTACGTAAAGGAGAGGATGATATAGCTCAACTTTATGCATTGAGGACAATTGAAAACATTTGCAGTCAAGGGGGACACTGGCCAGCTCGCTTCACTAGCCAGGATGTGATTAGTAACCTCTGTTATATATATAGAGCTGTAGGGAAACAGGAGAGCATCAGGCTTACTGCAGGTTCATGTTTAGTTCGCCTGACAAGATTTAACCCTCCTAGCATTCAATCAGTCATGGAGAAACTGTCTTTCAAGGATACAGCAACTACCCTTGTCAAGGGCAGCCCACGTGAGCAGCAAATAAGTTTGAACCTCTTAAATATGGCTATGCTTGGAATTCATTTGTTCACAAATATTGGACGGCACCTTTCAAACTTGGCGGAGGATAAGAATTTGGTCCCAAGTCTCGTGTCTCTTACTGAGCAGGGTAGTGACATTTTGAGGGGAAAGACACTTCTTTTCATTGCTCATCTTTGTAAAAATGCTAGGAGATGTCTACCACACTTTTTTTGCAATCCGAGGTTACTATCTGCCTTGGATAGGGTAGCAAAAGAGAAGGACATCTATCTCCAACAAAGTCTAGATGCATTTGTGCATGCTGTGGCATCTATAATACCAAGTTTACTTGATATTATAACAGGAGATATTCAGCAAATGATGGGAGGAAGGCGCCATGGTCACAGCTCTGCCATTGCACATCGAATTGCTCCAAAGACCAATGTTCATTTGTTTCCAGTTGTTCTTCATCTTCTTGGAAGCTCTTCTTTTAAGTTGAGGGTGGTGAGCCATCAAGTTATGCAGCAGCTGGCAAATTTAGTCAAAGTCATGGAGACACCATTTCAG GGCAGAGATGACTTCCAAATAACCCTTCTTCGAGTTCTTGAATCTGTTGCAGAGGAGCGCCTTGTCATTCATGAAAGCCCCAACATTTTCATTTGTGAAATCCTTCCTGGTCTAGCTGTTCTGTACAAGGGCAACAAGGATGGTGATGCCAGATTTTTGTGCCTTAAAATTCTGTTTGATGTGATGATCATTTTCTTGAATGAACCTTTGGAAGATGACCAAAGATCAGAGGCTTTAAAGTCCATATCCATTATTCATTTCCTACCTCTCTACCCTACCTTTATTGAAGATGAAGATCCCATTCCCATGTATGCGCAGAAGCTCCTTGTGATGCTCATTGagtttaattacataaaaatatcaGACATTCTACATCTGAAGACAGTCTCACAGTGCTTTGAGTTTTTGCTTGGTGACCTATCAAGTGCAAATGTCAATAATGTTCAGCTGTGTCTGGCTTTGGCCTCAGCTCCTGAAATGGAATCCAAGTTGCTTTCTCAATTAAAAGTGGTTAGGAGGATTGGAAACCTTTTAGAGTTTGCGTATGCCAAGGACATGGAAGATTTTCTTGAGCCAACTCTTGGCCTGTGTAGGGCATTCCTTCTATGCTCGGTTGGCAGTAAAAGAGGACTTGCCTACAAAAAAGAACCAGCACTTCTGAATGATTCTTCTGAGGCAAGCACTGCAGTTGATCAACAGCAATGCATAAGAGATGTAATGGACTTTGGTAGCAATGTAGGTGTTTTGCTGGAGTTGAGTAGGTCCTGTGAGGCAAATATTGGAGATATAGCTTCTGAATGTGTGTTGTTGTTGCTGAAGGCAGCTCCAAGGGAAGCCACAACTGGTTTTCTAACTAATCTACTGAAGGTTAGTACAATCCTCGAGTCTTCGCGCAAGGGTGTTCCTCACTTAGTTTTGCAGCGGATACTACATGCTCTTGCTTATTCTTGTCAGCAATATTTGTCACATGCGATGATACTATCCATATCCATAAACGAGATTTCAAGGATTGAAGTCATTCTTTTGGAGCTGAAAAATTCAAGCCCCCCTGATTTAGCCAGTGCAGCTTTGCTTGCGGCCTCAGAGTTGCAGCGCCTGCCTCGTTGCATTTGA